One Cellulomonas taurus genomic region harbors:
- a CDS encoding pseudouridine synthase, with product MQPTSDVHDPEGIRLQKVLAQAGLGSRRACEDLITAGRVTVDGEPVLELGVRVSPQSVIHVDGLRVQLDSSRITLAINKPLGVVSTMDDPEGRPTLRDLVPDRQERLFHVGRLDADSEGLILLTNDGELANRLSHPSHGVLKTYLVDVEGRVPASLPAKLKKGIELEDGPVEVVDARIVQATPYASLVEIVIHEGRNRIVRRLMKEVGHPVTRLVRTRIGSIRLGDLKPGRSRVLSKAEVGALMVQVGL from the coding sequence GTGCAGCCGACCTCGGACGTGCACGACCCCGAGGGCATCCGGCTGCAGAAGGTGCTGGCCCAGGCCGGGCTCGGCTCCCGGCGCGCCTGCGAGGACCTGATCACCGCCGGGCGGGTCACCGTCGACGGCGAGCCGGTGCTGGAGCTGGGCGTCCGCGTCTCGCCGCAGTCGGTGATCCACGTCGACGGCCTGCGGGTGCAGCTGGACAGCTCCCGGATCACGCTGGCGATCAACAAGCCGCTCGGCGTCGTCTCCACCATGGACGACCCCGAGGGCCGACCGACCCTGCGCGACCTGGTGCCGGACCGGCAGGAGCGGCTGTTCCACGTCGGCCGTCTGGACGCCGACTCCGAGGGCCTGATCCTGCTGACCAACGACGGCGAGCTGGCCAACCGGCTGTCCCACCCGTCGCACGGCGTGCTCAAGACCTACCTGGTGGACGTCGAGGGCCGGGTGCCCGCCTCGCTGCCCGCCAAGCTGAAGAAGGGCATCGAGCTGGAGGACGGACCGGTCGAGGTCGTCGACGCCCGGATCGTGCAGGCCACGCCCTACGCCAGCCTGGTCGAGATCGTGATCCACGAGGGCCGGAACCGGATCGTGCGCCGCCTGATGAAGGAGGTCGGTCACCCGGTGACCCGCCTGGTGCGCACCCGGATCGGCTCGATCCGGCTCGGTGACCTCAAGCCGGGGCGCAGCCGAGTGCTGTCCAAGGCCGAGGTCGGCGCGCTGATGGTCCAGGTCGGCCTGTGA
- the scpB gene encoding SMC-Scp complex subunit ScpB, translating into MTETVGVDVHDLPGGALAAAEAVLMVADEPVPVVQLATELGLPVAEVTGLLTELAAEYRGERGGRPRGFELREVGGGWRFYSAPVFHEVVGRFVVNGQTQRLTQAALETLAVIAYRQPVSRGQVSGIRGVSVDGVVRTLTTRGLIAEVGQDSATGAVLYGTTGYFLERMGLTSLDQLPPLAPYLPEMSAIQQLDGLDGRGDVTTGDV; encoded by the coding sequence ATGACTGAGACCGTGGGCGTCGACGTGCACGACCTGCCCGGCGGGGCACTCGCCGCCGCCGAGGCGGTGCTGATGGTCGCCGACGAGCCGGTGCCGGTGGTGCAGCTCGCGACCGAACTGGGGCTGCCGGTGGCCGAGGTGACCGGACTGCTCACCGAACTGGCCGCCGAGTACCGCGGCGAGCGCGGCGGACGGCCCCGCGGCTTCGAGCTGCGCGAGGTCGGTGGCGGGTGGCGGTTCTACTCCGCGCCGGTCTTCCACGAGGTGGTCGGACGCTTCGTGGTGAACGGTCAGACCCAACGTCTGACCCAGGCCGCCTTGGAGACCCTGGCCGTGATCGCGTACCGTCAGCCGGTCAGCCGCGGGCAGGTGTCCGGCATCCGCGGGGTGAGTGTCGACGGCGTGGTACGCACGTTGACCACCCGCGGGCTGATCGCCGAGGTCGGACAGGACTCGGCGACGGGTGCGGTGCTGTACGGCACCACGGGATACTTCCTGGAGCGGATGGGCCTGACCTCACTGGATCAGTTGCCCCCGCTCGCGCCCTACTTGCCGGAGATGAGTGCCATCCAACAGCTGGACGGGCTCGACGGCAGGGGCGACGTGACGACTGGAGACGTGTGA
- a CDS encoding segregation and condensation protein A codes for MATPPDTTPLAGTSAFQVHLDVFSGPFDLLLGLIAKHKLDITEVALAAVTDEFIAHIKAADDWDLSQASEFLVVAATLLDLKAARLLPSGDVESDEDLELLEARDLLFARLLQYRAYKVVAADIGEHLADEGRRFPRTVELEPQYAALLPELIWQIGPEELAALAAKALAPAPPPPGVDISHLHAPPVSVREQALAIADRLAHHGGVATFRALTADAENTLVVVARFLALLELFRDGAVAFDQVVPLGELTVRWTGAGGGEISTDYDDEDDGVGGFDALEDVTDD; via the coding sequence GTGGCGACGCCGCCTGACACCACCCCGCTCGCGGGGACCAGCGCGTTCCAGGTGCACCTGGACGTGTTCTCCGGACCCTTCGACCTGCTGCTCGGCCTGATCGCCAAGCACAAGCTCGACATCACCGAGGTCGCGCTGGCCGCGGTCACCGACGAGTTCATCGCGCACATCAAGGCGGCCGACGACTGGGATCTGTCCCAGGCCAGCGAGTTCCTGGTGGTCGCGGCGACGCTGCTTGACCTCAAGGCGGCCCGGTTGCTGCCCTCCGGTGACGTGGAGAGTGACGAGGACCTGGAACTGCTGGAGGCCCGCGACCTGCTGTTCGCCCGGCTGTTGCAGTACCGCGCCTACAAGGTGGTCGCGGCGGACATCGGCGAGCACCTGGCGGACGAGGGGCGCCGGTTCCCGCGGACCGTCGAGCTGGAACCGCAGTACGCGGCGCTGCTGCCCGAGCTGATCTGGCAGATCGGACCCGAGGAGCTGGCCGCACTGGCCGCCAAGGCGCTCGCCCCGGCGCCCCCGCCGCCCGGGGTGGACATCAGCCACCTGCACGCGCCGCCGGTCAGCGTCCGGGAGCAGGCGCTGGCGATCGCCGACCGGTTGGCGCACCACGGCGGTGTGGCGACGTTCCGTGCCCTGACCGCCGACGCCGAGAACACCCTGGTGGTGGTGGCCCGGTTCCTCGCACTGCTCGAACTGTTCCGCGACGGCGCGGTCGCCTTCGACCAAGTGGTGCCGCTGGGCGAGCTGACGGTGCGATGGACCGGAGCCGGTGGCGGCGAGATCAGCACCGACTACGACGACGAGGACGACGGCGTGGGTGGCTTCGACGCCCTGGAGGACGTGACCGATGACTGA
- a CDS encoding ParA family protein, whose protein sequence is MAREETTENALDPVGRPLPDFPVPATLTAHGPARVIAMCNQKGGVGKTTTTINLAAALAEYGRKVLIVDFDPQGAASVGLGVNPHELDRTIYDLLVDRSVQIQDVIRPTGLDSLTGSLDLLPANIDLSAAEVQLVNEVARESILSRALRPVLDDYDVILIDCQPSLGLLTVNALTAAHGVLIPLECEFFALRGVALLVETIDKVRDRLNPRLELDGILATMYDPRTLHAREVVARVHEAFGDNLLHTMIGRTVKFPDASVAAEPITSYAPTHPGAQAYRQLARELVARGDAA, encoded by the coding sequence GTGGCACGCGAGGAGACGACCGAGAACGCACTCGACCCGGTGGGGCGCCCCCTGCCGGACTTTCCGGTCCCCGCGACCCTGACGGCGCACGGACCGGCCCGGGTGATCGCGATGTGCAACCAGAAGGGTGGGGTCGGCAAGACCACCACCACGATCAACCTCGCCGCCGCCCTCGCCGAGTACGGCCGCAAGGTGCTGATCGTCGACTTCGACCCGCAGGGCGCCGCGTCCGTGGGCCTCGGGGTGAACCCGCACGAGCTGGACCGGACGATCTACGACCTGCTGGTCGACCGCAGCGTGCAGATCCAGGACGTCATCCGGCCCACCGGACTGGACAGCCTCACCGGGTCGCTGGACCTGCTGCCGGCGAACATCGACCTGTCGGCTGCCGAGGTGCAGCTGGTCAACGAGGTCGCCCGCGAGTCGATCCTCAGCCGGGCGCTGCGCCCCGTGCTGGACGACTACGACGTGATCCTGATCGACTGCCAGCCCTCGCTCGGCCTGCTCACCGTCAACGCGCTGACCGCCGCCCACGGGGTGCTGATCCCGCTGGAATGCGAGTTCTTCGCCCTGCGCGGGGTCGCCCTGCTGGTCGAGACGATCGACAAGGTGCGCGACCGGCTCAACCCCCGCCTGGAGCTGGACGGCATCCTGGCGACGATGTACGACCCGCGCACCCTGCACGCCCGCGAGGTGGTGGCCCGGGTGCACGAGGCATTCGGCGACAACCTGCTGCACACGATGATCGGCCGCACGGTGAAGTTCCCGGACGCCTCGGTCGCCGCCGAGCCGATCACCAGCTACGCGCCCACCCACCCGGGTGCGCAGGCGTACCGGCAGCTGGCCCGTGAGCTCGTCGCCCGTGGCGACGCCGCCTGA
- the xerD gene encoding site-specific tyrosine recombinase XerD, whose protein sequence is MAALHAALDAYLAHLTVERGLSRNTLSAYRRDLGRYLEFLSAAGRESVDQVTETDVEDYLTAIRTGSDGRAALSATSAARAVVAARGWHKFCVLEGLAPDDPARAVRPPRQDQRLPKAISTDEVERLLDAASLGDGPVPLRDRALLELLYSTGARISEAVGLDVDDLDLTPGRAAVRLFGKGRKERVVPVGAYAVEALESYLVRSRPALATAGRGGSRVFLNTRGAPLSRQSAWAVLHTAAERAGLPAAVSPHTLRHSFATHLLSGGADVRVVQELLGHASVTTTQLYTKVTPDTLREVYATSHPRARRSRTTEAAPSRR, encoded by the coding sequence GTGGCGGCACTGCACGCGGCCCTGGACGCCTACCTGGCGCATCTGACCGTCGAGCGCGGGCTGAGCCGGAACACGCTGTCCGCCTACCGCCGGGACCTGGGTCGCTACCTCGAGTTCCTGAGTGCCGCCGGACGGGAATCGGTGGACCAGGTGACCGAGACCGATGTCGAGGACTACCTGACGGCGATCCGTACGGGCAGCGACGGGCGGGCGGCGCTGTCCGCCACCTCGGCCGCGCGGGCCGTCGTCGCCGCGCGGGGCTGGCACAAGTTCTGCGTGTTGGAAGGACTGGCACCCGACGACCCGGCGCGCGCCGTCCGACCGCCGCGCCAGGACCAGCGACTGCCCAAGGCGATCAGCACCGACGAGGTGGAGCGCCTGCTGGACGCCGCCTCGCTCGGCGACGGGCCGGTGCCGCTGCGCGATCGGGCACTGCTGGAACTGCTCTACTCCACCGGCGCGCGGATCTCCGAGGCGGTCGGCCTGGATGTCGACGACCTGGACCTCACCCCGGGCCGGGCGGCGGTGCGGCTGTTCGGCAAGGGCCGCAAGGAGCGGGTGGTGCCGGTGGGCGCCTACGCGGTCGAGGCACTGGAGTCGTACCTGGTGCGCTCCCGTCCGGCGTTGGCCACCGCCGGCCGTGGCGGGTCGCGGGTGTTCCTCAACACCCGGGGGGCACCGCTCAGCCGGCAGAGCGCCTGGGCCGTCCTGCACACCGCCGCCGAACGCGCCGGGCTGCCCGCCGCCGTCTCCCCGCACACCCTGCGACACTCCTTCGCCACCCACCTGCTCTCGGGCGGTGCGGACGTGCGGGTGGTGCAGGAACTGCTCGGCCACGCCTCGGTGACCACCACCCAGCTCTACACCAAGGTCACCCCGGACACCCTGCGTGAGGTGTACGCCACCAGTCACCCGCGGGCGCGCCGGAGCCGAACCACCGAGGCAGCGCCCAGCCGCCGGTAG
- a CDS encoding heme o synthase codes for MSPAVGANEAGATASAARSTEQATRSRGLRRTVGAYVALTKPRVIELLLVTTLPTMILAEGGFPSAWLVIATLIGGAAAAGAANVLNCYLDRDIDQVMNRTKRRPLVTGELTPRAALIFGLVLTVASLAWLALLVNVPSALLTGGAIAIYVIGYTMILKRRTPQNIVWGGAAGCMPVLIGWSSVTGGVSWAAALLFGVIFFWTPPHYWPLSMKFAKDYAKAGVPMLPVVAKETKVAKEMIAYTVAMIACSLLLVPVAGMTWVYAVVASVLGLWFLASCIGLYRRAQDPSRGKLRAMTVFHGSITYLTLLSVAVAVDVFLPF; via the coding sequence ATCAGCCCTGCCGTCGGCGCCAACGAAGCCGGAGCGACCGCCAGCGCGGCCCGCTCGACGGAGCAGGCGACCCGATCGCGAGGGCTGCGGCGCACCGTCGGCGCCTACGTCGCGCTGACCAAGCCCCGGGTGATCGAGCTGCTGCTCGTCACCACGCTGCCGACCATGATCCTGGCCGAGGGTGGCTTCCCCTCCGCCTGGTTGGTGATCGCCACCCTGATCGGTGGTGCCGCCGCTGCCGGTGCGGCGAACGTGCTGAACTGCTACCTGGACCGGGACATCGACCAGGTGATGAACCGCACCAAGCGGCGTCCGCTGGTGACCGGGGAGCTCACCCCACGGGCGGCGCTGATCTTCGGCCTGGTGCTGACCGTCGCCTCGCTGGCCTGGCTGGCGCTGCTGGTGAACGTGCCCTCGGCGCTGCTGACCGGTGGCGCGATCGCGATTTACGTCATCGGCTACACGATGATCCTCAAGCGCCGCACCCCACAGAACATCGTCTGGGGCGGTGCCGCCGGCTGCATGCCGGTGCTGATCGGCTGGTCGTCGGTGACCGGCGGGGTGTCCTGGGCCGCCGCGCTGCTGTTCGGCGTGATCTTCTTCTGGACGCCGCCGCACTACTGGCCGCTGTCGATGAAGTTCGCCAAGGACTACGCCAAGGCCGGGGTGCCGATGCTCCCCGTGGTGGCCAAGGAGACCAAGGTCGCCAAGGAGATGATCGCCTACACGGTGGCGATGATCGCCTGCTCGCTGCTGCTGGTGCCGGTGGCCGGGATGACCTGGGTGTACGCGGTGGTCGCCTCGGTGCTGGGGCTGTGGTTCCTCGCCTCCTGCATCGGCCTGTACCGTCGCGCCCAGGACCCTTCGCGCGGCAAGCTGCGGGCGATGACGGTCTTCCACGGGTCGATCACCTACCTCACGCTGCTGTCCGTCGCGGTGGCGGTGGACGTGTTCCTCCCGTTCTGA
- the tal gene encoding transaldolase, with translation MAGSTTPLDRLSEAGVAVWLDDLSRERLRTGNLADLVAEHRVVGVTTNPTIFASALAKGEAYDAQLKELRAAGSTSVDNAVFAITTDDVREAADVLRPTYDATDGQDGRVSIEVDPRLAQDGQATIDSARTLWSTVDRPNVFIKIPATEAGLPAIADALADGISVNVTLIFSLDRYRKVLDAFLTGLERAKEAGRDLAPIASVASFFVSRVDAAIDPKLDEIGTDETAELRGKAAIANARLAYGVYQEVMASDRWAALAAAGAHPQRPLWASTGVKDKAYPDTMYVDELVVAGTVNTMPEATLKAVEDHGRIAGDDVDTVTGTQEESQRVIDRLAALGISIDEVTDQLEVEGLDKFEKSWAELLDTVRTGLDQVAE, from the coding sequence ATGGCAGGCAGCACCACGCCGCTCGACCGGCTGAGTGAGGCAGGTGTCGCGGTCTGGCTGGACGACCTTTCCCGCGAACGACTGCGCACCGGCAACCTGGCCGATCTCGTGGCCGAGCACCGGGTGGTCGGAGTGACCACCAACCCCACCATCTTCGCCTCGGCGCTGGCCAAGGGTGAGGCCTACGACGCCCAGCTCAAGGAGCTGCGGGCCGCCGGGTCCACCTCGGTCGACAACGCCGTGTTCGCGATCACCACCGACGACGTCCGCGAGGCGGCCGACGTGCTGCGGCCCACCTACGACGCCACCGACGGCCAGGACGGGCGGGTGTCGATCGAGGTCGACCCGCGCCTGGCCCAGGACGGTCAGGCGACCATCGACTCGGCGCGCACGCTGTGGTCCACGGTCGACCGCCCCAACGTCTTCATCAAGATCCCGGCGACCGAGGCCGGTCTGCCCGCCATCGCCGACGCCCTGGCGGACGGGATCAGCGTCAACGTCACGCTGATCTTCTCCCTGGACCGCTACCGCAAGGTCCTCGACGCCTTCCTGACCGGCCTGGAGCGCGCGAAGGAGGCCGGGCGCGACCTGGCACCCATCGCCTCCGTCGCGTCCTTCTTCGTGTCCCGGGTGGACGCGGCGATCGACCCCAAGCTGGACGAGATCGGCACCGACGAGACAGCCGAGCTGCGCGGGAAGGCGGCCATCGCCAACGCCCGTCTCGCCTACGGCGTCTACCAGGAGGTCATGGCCTCCGACCGCTGGGCGGCCCTGGCGGCGGCCGGTGCACACCCGCAGCGCCCGCTCTGGGCCTCCACCGGCGTCAAGGACAAGGCCTACCCGGACACGATGTACGTGGACGAGCTGGTCGTGGCCGGAACGGTGAACACCATGCCCGAGGCCACCTTGAAGGCGGTCGAGGACCACGGTCGCATCGCGGGCGACGACGTGGACACGGTGACCGGTACCCAGGAGGAGTCGCAGCGGGTCATCGACCGGCTGGCGGCGCTGGGCATCTCCATCGACGAGGTGACCGACCAGCTGGAGGTCGAGGGCCTGGACAAGTTCGAGAAGTCCTGGGCCGAGCTGCTCGACACCGTCCGCACCGGCCTGGACCAGGTGGCCGAGTGA
- the zwf gene encoding glucose-6-phosphate dehydrogenase, with amino-acid sequence MKPAKVSAEHNPLRDPRDRRLPRIAGPSGLVIFGVTGDLARKKLMPAVYDLTNRGLLPPGFALTGFARRDWEDQDFAQIVHDSVKEHARTPFRESTWRQLSEGIRFVQGSFDDDDAFDRLRQTVEELDVERGTAGNHAFYLSVPPSAFPVVCKQLARSGLSASQEGAWRRVVIEKPFGHDLKSAQELNDVVSEVFHPDDVFRIDHYLGKETVQNLLALRFANQMFEPIWNANYVDHVQITMAEDIGVGGRAGYYDGIGAARDVIQNHLLQLLALTAMEEPVSFSARDLIAEKIKVLSAVRLPKDLGKHTARGQYAEGWQGGERVVGYLDEGGFDPNSTTETFAAVRLDIDTRRWAGVPFYLRTGKRLGRRVTEIAVVFKKAPHLPFESTATEELGKNALVIRVQPDEGVTLRFGAKVPGTAMEVRDVTMDFGYGHAFTESSPEAYERLILDVLLGDPPLFPRHEEVELSWKILDPVEAYWAKQGQPEPYRSGTWGPASADRMMERDGRAWRRP; translated from the coding sequence GTGAAGCCGGCGAAGGTCAGCGCGGAGCACAATCCGCTGCGCGACCCCCGCGACCGCCGACTCCCCCGGATCGCCGGACCGTCCGGTCTGGTGATCTTCGGGGTCACCGGTGACCTGGCGCGCAAGAAGCTGATGCCCGCGGTCTACGACCTGACCAACCGCGGCCTGCTGCCCCCGGGCTTCGCGCTCACCGGCTTCGCCCGGCGGGACTGGGAGGACCAGGACTTCGCGCAGATCGTGCACGACTCGGTCAAGGAGCACGCCCGCACCCCGTTCCGGGAGTCGACCTGGCGTCAGCTCTCCGAGGGGATCCGGTTCGTCCAGGGCTCCTTCGATGACGACGACGCCTTCGACCGGCTGCGCCAGACCGTGGAGGAGCTGGACGTCGAGCGCGGCACCGCCGGGAACCACGCGTTCTACCTCTCGGTGCCGCCGAGCGCGTTCCCGGTGGTCTGCAAGCAGCTGGCCCGCTCGGGCCTGTCGGCGTCGCAGGAGGGCGCCTGGCGCCGGGTCGTGATCGAGAAGCCCTTCGGGCACGATCTGAAGTCGGCGCAGGAGCTCAACGACGTGGTCTCCGAGGTCTTCCACCCGGACGACGTGTTCCGGATCGACCACTACCTCGGCAAGGAGACGGTGCAGAACCTGTTGGCGCTGCGGTTCGCCAACCAGATGTTCGAGCCGATCTGGAACGCCAACTACGTCGACCACGTCCAGATCACGATGGCCGAGGACATCGGCGTCGGCGGACGTGCCGGGTACTACGACGGCATCGGCGCCGCCCGGGACGTGATCCAGAACCACCTGCTGCAGCTGCTCGCGCTGACCGCGATGGAGGAGCCGGTGTCGTTCAGCGCCCGGGACCTGATCGCGGAGAAGATCAAGGTCCTGTCGGCGGTCCGGCTGCCGAAGGACCTGGGCAAGCACACCGCCCGCGGTCAGTACGCCGAGGGCTGGCAGGGCGGCGAGCGGGTCGTGGGGTACCTGGACGAGGGTGGCTTCGACCCGAACTCCACCACCGAGACCTTCGCCGCCGTGCGGCTGGACATCGACACCCGCCGCTGGGCCGGGGTGCCGTTCTACCTGCGCACCGGCAAGCGTCTGGGGCGCCGCGTGACCGAGATCGCCGTGGTCTTCAAGAAGGCGCCGCACCTGCCCTTCGAGTCCACCGCAACCGAGGAGCTCGGCAAGAACGCCCTGGTGATCCGGGTGCAGCCGGACGAGGGCGTGACCCTGCGGTTCGGCGCCAAGGTGCCGGGCACCGCGATGGAGGTCCGGGACGTCACGATGGACTTCGGCTACGGCCACGCGTTCACCGAGTCCTCCCCCGAGGCCTACGAGCGACTCATCCTGGACGTCCTGCTCGGCGACCCGCCGCTGTTCCCGCGGCACGAGGAGGTCGAGCTGTCCTGGAAGATCCTCGACCCGGTCGAGGCGTACTGGGCCAAGCAGGGACAGCCGGAGCCGTACCGCTCCGGCACCTGGGGCCCGGCCTCCGCCGACCGGATGATGGAGCGTGACGGACGAGCCTGGAGGCGACCGTGA
- a CDS encoding glucose-6-phosphate dehydrogenase assembly protein OpcA: protein MIIDLPKTTTGDINKRLVRERDEGGAVALGRVLTLLIDVGDHDPEEAIAAANDASREHPCRVIVLTSEGPGADSELDAQIRLGGDAGASEVVVLKPSAAQARHLDTLVLPLLLPDAPIVTWWPYQVPQDPAEHPLGTLARRRITDSTECSNPAATLHALAAEYREGDTDLAWTRTTLWRGLIAATLDQPPFEPVQRAVVSGESTHPSVDLMAAWLRWALNCPVEIERIADAPAITQVKLERRSGDIVLDRPDGKTAALRQPDQPEHRIALPIRQLRECLAEELRRLDADEVYGEVLRKGLPKVEVKA, encoded by the coding sequence GTGATCATCGACCTGCCCAAGACCACCACCGGCGACATCAACAAGCGCCTGGTGCGGGAGCGGGACGAGGGCGGCGCCGTCGCCCTCGGCCGGGTGCTCACCCTGTTGATCGACGTGGGCGACCACGACCCGGAGGAGGCGATCGCCGCGGCGAACGACGCCTCCCGCGAGCACCCGTGCCGGGTGATCGTGCTGACCAGCGAGGGACCGGGCGCCGACTCCGAGCTGGACGCCCAGATCCGGTTGGGCGGCGACGCCGGTGCCTCCGAGGTCGTGGTGCTCAAGCCGTCGGCCGCGCAGGCCCGCCACCTGGACACCCTGGTGCTGCCGTTGCTGCTGCCGGACGCGCCGATCGTGACCTGGTGGCCCTACCAGGTGCCGCAGGACCCGGCGGAACACCCGCTGGGCACCCTGGCCCGGCGACGGATCACCGACTCCACCGAGTGCAGCAACCCGGCGGCCACCCTGCACGCGCTGGCGGCCGAGTACCGCGAGGGCGACACCGACCTCGCCTGGACCCGGACCACCCTGTGGCGCGGCCTGATCGCCGCCACCCTGGATCAGCCGCCCTTCGAGCCGGTGCAGCGGGCCGTGGTCTCCGGTGAGTCCACCCACCCGTCGGTGGACCTGATGGCCGCCTGGCTGCGGTGGGCGCTGAACTGCCCGGTGGAGATCGAACGGATCGCCGACGCCCCGGCGATCACCCAGGTGAAGCTGGAGCGCCGCTCCGGGGACATCGTGCTGGACCGCCCGGACGGCAAGACCGCCGCCCTGCGCCAGCCCGACCAGCCCGAGCACCGGATCGCGTTGCCGATCCGTCAGCTTCGGGAGTGCCTGGCGGAGGAACTGCGTCGCCTGGACGCGGACGAGGTCTATGGCGAGGTCCTGCGCAAGGGCCTGCCGAAGGTTGAGGTGAAAGCATGA
- the pgl gene encoding 6-phosphogluconolactonase: MTRTVLVHPDAKVLAEATAARLLTKLIDIQSEQAPVHIGLTGGTVGIATLAAVARSEARHAVDWTQVHLWWGDERFLPDGDPDRNETQAREALIGALGDALPAGNVHPMPALDEGAGIATPEDAAAAYAAELRSLAPQGAELPTLDVLMFGMGPDGHVASLFPGHPGVDVTGVTTTGVHDSPKPPPLRVSLTFDAIHTAREVWVVAAGAEKAAAVASALTVGTPASTTPAAHATGTDATLWLVDAAAIADVAPQS, from the coding sequence ATGACCCGCACCGTGCTGGTGCATCCGGACGCGAAGGTGCTGGCCGAGGCCACCGCCGCGCGTCTGCTGACCAAGCTGATCGACATCCAGTCCGAGCAGGCACCGGTGCACATCGGCCTGACCGGCGGCACCGTGGGCATCGCGACCCTGGCAGCCGTCGCCCGCTCCGAGGCCCGGCACGCCGTGGACTGGACCCAGGTGCACCTGTGGTGGGGCGACGAGCGGTTCCTGCCGGACGGCGACCCGGACCGCAATGAGACCCAGGCCCGGGAGGCGCTGATCGGCGCGCTGGGCGATGCTCTGCCGGCCGGGAACGTGCACCCGATGCCCGCCCTGGACGAGGGCGCCGGGATCGCCACCCCCGAGGACGCCGCCGCCGCCTATGCCGCCGAGCTGCGGTCGCTCGCCCCGCAGGGCGCGGAGCTGCCGACCCTGGACGTGCTGATGTTCGGCATGGGGCCGGACGGTCACGTCGCGTCGCTGTTCCCGGGCCACCCGGGCGTCGACGTCACCGGCGTCACCACCACCGGGGTGCACGACTCCCCCAAGCCGCCGCCGCTGCGGGTGTCGCTGACCTTCGACGCCATCCACACCGCGCGTGAGGTCTGGGTGGTCGCCGCCGGTGCCGAGAAGGCCGCTGCCGTCGCCTCCGCCCTGACCGTGGGCACCCCGGCGTCCACCACGCCGGCCGCCCACGCGACCGGCACCGATGCGACGCTCTGGCTGGTCGACGCCGCCGCGATCGCGGACGTGGCCCCGCAGTCCTGA
- a CDS encoding RNA polymerase-binding protein RbpA: MASGSAIRGSRVGAGPMGEAERGDAAPRVLISYWCANGHETRPSFAAEAAQDAPETWDCPRCGFPGGQDQANPPSPVRNEPYKTHLAYVKERRTEEDGAALLDEALAALRARRGR, encoded by the coding sequence ATGGCCAGCGGAAGCGCGATCCGGGGATCCCGCGTCGGCGCGGGTCCGATGGGTGAGGCCGAGCGGGGCGACGCGGCCCCGCGGGTGCTGATCTCCTACTGGTGCGCGAACGGTCACGAGACGCGACCGAGCTTCGCCGCCGAGGCAGCGCAGGACGCGCCGGAGACCTGGGACTGCCCCCGCTGTGGGTTCCCCGGTGGCCAGGACCAGGCGAACCCGCCGTCGCCGGTCCGCAACGAGCCGTACAAGACGCACCTCGCCTACGTGAAGGAGCGCCGCACCGAGGAGGACGGCGCCGCCCTCCTGGACGAGGCACTCGCAGCCCTCCGCGCCCGCCGCGGCCGCTGA
- the secG gene encoding preprotein translocase subunit SecG: MTALRIVLQVLLVATSLLLILFVLLHKGKGGGLSDMFGGGISSSAGSSGVAERNLNRITVGVSLLWALTVVLLALIARVS; this comes from the coding sequence GTGACTGCCCTGCGCATCGTCCTCCAGGTCCTCCTGGTGGCCACGAGTCTGCTGCTGATCCTGTTCGTCCTCCTGCACAAGGGGAAGGGCGGCGGCCTGTCCGACATGTTCGGCGGTGGCATCTCCAGCAGCGCCGGCTCCTCCGGTGTCGCCGAGCGGAACCTCAACCGGATCACGGTGGGGGTCAGCCTGCTCTGGGCGCTGACCGTCGTGCTGCTCGCCCTGATCGCCCGGGTGAGCTGA